One stretch of Chitinophagales bacterium DNA includes these proteins:
- a CDS encoding SCO family protein: MDLKEDYSIILKIIMAAVAGVLLYFIFIKVSSINLPILSEKVKLENGETEYKKISEVVGYDQLGNEFNTQQLKGKVHVANFFFASCPVVCPKMTEETKEVWKAFENQKEHINFVSYSIDPKRDTIERLYNFAERFGLENTNWYFVNVGKENVYMLARSDYKITAIQANEGKSDYIHSQLLALVDKDLLIRGYYDSTDPKEIKQLIKDIKKIIK; this comes from the coding sequence GTGGATTTAAAAGAAGATTATAGTATAATATTAAAAATAATAATGGCAGCTGTTGCCGGAGTGTTATTATACTTCATCTTTATAAAAGTAAGTTCAATAAATCTCCCTATTCTAAGTGAGAAAGTTAAATTAGAAAACGGAGAAACTGAATATAAAAAGATTTCTGAAGTTGTTGGGTATGACCAACTCGGCAATGAGTTTAATACCCAACAACTAAAAGGAAAAGTTCATGTAGCTAATTTTTTCTTTGCTTCATGTCCTGTGGTTTGTCCAAAAATGACTGAAGAAACAAAAGAAGTGTGGAAAGCGTTTGAAAATCAAAAAGAACACATTAACTTTGTTTCCTATTCAATAGATCCAAAAAGAGATACTATTGAAAGATTGTATAACTTTGCAGAAAGATTTGGACTGGAAAATACCAATTGGTATTTTGTAAATGTAGGAAAAGAGAATGTATATATGTTGGCAAGAAGTGATTATAAAATTACCGCCATACAAGCAAATGAAGGAAAAAGTGATTACATTCACAGCCAACTTTTAGCATTAGTAGATAAAGATTTACTAATAAGAGGATATTATGATAGTACAGACCCTAAAGAAATAAAACAATTAATAAAAGACATAAAAAAAATAATCAAATGA